The following are encoded together in the Campylobacter devanensis genome:
- the ruvB gene encoding Holliday junction branch migration DNA helicase RuvB: protein MDRIVEIERVSFDAEYEVSLRPSNFDEYIGQDKIKANLEVFIAAAKKRGECLDHALFYGPPGLGKTTLAHIIASKMNANIKITSAPMIEKSGDLAAILTNLEEGDVLFIDEIHRLSPAIEEVLYSAMEDFRLDIIIGSGPAAQTIKIDIPKFTLIGATTRAGMISAPLRDRFGMQFRLQFYNADELAQIISLAANKLGKLASKEASLEIARRSRGTPRIALRLLRRIRDFAEVADESKISHERAKIALDSLGVNELGFDEMDLKYLNILAYSTRALGLSTIAAALSEDEGTIEDVIEPYLLSNGYIQRTAKGRILSDQTYKMFGKKPPVHIMSESEKGLFDQ from the coding sequence TTGGATAGGATTGTAGAGATTGAGAGAGTTAGCTTTGATGCTGAATATGAAGTGAGCTTAAGGCCTTCAAATTTTGATGAGTATATCGGTCAAGATAAGATTAAGGCGAATTTAGAGGTTTTTATCGCAGCGGCTAAAAAGCGTGGTGAGTGCCTAGATCACGCCTTGTTTTATGGGCCACCAGGACTTGGCAAGACAACTTTAGCTCATATAATTGCTTCTAAGATGAACGCAAATATCAAGATAACATCAGCCCCAATGATAGAAAAAAGTGGAGATTTAGCAGCTATTTTGACAAATTTAGAAGAGGGTGATGTGCTATTTATAGATGAAATTCACCGCCTAAGCCCAGCTATTGAAGAGGTACTTTACTCGGCTATGGAGGATTTTCGCTTGGATATTATCATAGGTAGTGGGCCAGCGGCTCAAACTATTAAGATCGATATACCTAAATTTACGCTAATAGGCGCTACGACTAGAGCAGGGATGATCTCAGCTCCACTTCGTGATCGCTTTGGGATGCAATTTAGATTACAATTTTATAACGCTGATGAGTTAGCTCAAATCATCTCTTTAGCGGCTAATAAACTAGGTAAATTGGCTAGCAAAGAGGCTAGTTTAGAGATAGCAAGGCGTAGTCGTGGGACGCCTAGAATCGCTCTTAGGTTGCTTAGGCGAATTCGTGATTTTGCTGAAGTTGCTGATGAGAGCAAAATTAGCCACGAAAGAGCTAAAATAGCGCTTGATAGCTTAGGGGTAAATGAGCTTGGATTTGATGAGATGGATCTAAAATATCTAAATATTTTAGCTTATTCTACTCGTGCGCTTGGGCTTTCTACTATAGCTGCAGCACTAAGCGAAGATGAGGGGACTATAGAGGATGTTATAGAGCCGTATCTACTAAGTAATGGATATATCCAAAGGACAGCTAAAGGCAGAATTCTAAGCGATCAAACCTATAAAATGTTTGGCAAAAAACCACCAGTACATATAATGAGTGAGTCTGAAAAAGGGCTTTTTGATCAGTAG
- the ribH gene encoding 6,7-dimethyl-8-ribityllumazine synthase yields MNIIEGNLALKGSEKIAIINARFNHIITDRLVEGAKDAFLRHGGKEENLSLILVPGAFEIPMALQKALESGKFDAVVCVGAVIRGSTPHFDYVSAETTKGVANITLKYAKPVTFGVLTVDNLEQAIERAGSKAGNKGFEAMVGVIELLSLYENLKG; encoded by the coding sequence ATGAATATAATAGAAGGCAATTTAGCCCTAAAAGGCAGTGAAAAAATAGCTATAATCAACGCTAGATTCAATCATATTATAACTGATAGGCTTGTAGAAGGTGCAAAAGATGCGTTTTTACGTCATGGCGGTAAAGAAGAAAATCTATCTTTAATCTTAGTTCCTGGTGCATTTGAGATACCAATGGCACTCCAAAAAGCTCTAGAAAGTGGCAAATTCGACGCTGTAGTATGCGTAGGAGCTGTAATTCGTGGTTCTACTCCGCATTTTGATTATGTAAGCGCAGAAACTACTAAAGGCGTAGCAAATATAACGCTAAAATACGCTAAGCCAGTAACCTTTGGCGTATTAACAGTTGATAATCTAGAACAAGCCATAGAAAGAGCCGGCTCAAAAGCTGGAAATAAAGGCTTTGAAGCAATGGTTGGAGTTATTGAGTTGCTTAGTTTGTATGAAAATTTAAAGGGATAA
- a CDS encoding type I restriction-modification system subunit M N-terminal domain-containing protein encodes MSLNTISNIGVNIQEKATVIWNVADMLRGPFKPHEYGLVILPMTVVKRFNDCLIPTHNAVQEAYHKFKHLAVTDGFLIDASGYRFYNISKFTFDSFQLTHKILKLTLKTI; translated from the coding sequence ATGAGCTTAAATACAATATCAAATATAGGTGTTAATATACAAGAGAAAGCAACTGTTATCTGGAATGTAGCAGATATGCTAAGAGGTCCTTTTAAACCCCATGAGTATGGTTTGGTTATTCTACCTATGACTGTAGTTAAAAGATTTAATGATTGCTTAATACCTACTCACAATGCAGTACAAGAAGCTTATCATAAATTTAAACACCTAGCTGTTACAGATGGCTTCTTAATAGATGCTTCTGGTTATCGATTCTATAATATAAGCAAATTCACATTTGATTCATTTCAGCTGACCCACAAAATATTGAAGCTAACTTTAAAGACTATTTGA
- a CDS encoding ABC transporter ATP-binding protein, whose product MIVCKDIVTTYGGKVIHEGANFHIKSGEIYGLLGGSGSGKTTLLKTMIFLKKPASGSVKIGGVDIWRATQEEQQNIKLQMGVMFQFGALFSNMSVLDNIAIMLKEYSKFDSSDIDEIAKMWLIKVGLKPNAMSLYPSELSGGMKKRVALARALALSPKVLFLDEPNSGLDPISARAMDRLVCELRDSLGITVVMVTHDVDSIFNILDRFLIVDNKKIAFEGDLKQALAFKDNPLKDLFLMR is encoded by the coding sequence ATGATAGTTTGTAAAGATATAGTAACTACATATGGTGGCAAAGTAATACATGAAGGAGCAAATTTTCATATAAAAAGCGGTGAAATTTACGGCCTTTTAGGTGGATCTGGAAGTGGTAAAACTACACTACTTAAAACTATGATATTTTTAAAAAAACCAGCTAGTGGTAGTGTAAAAATTGGCGGCGTTGATATCTGGAGAGCTACACAAGAAGAACAACAAAATATTAAGCTGCAAATGGGTGTTATGTTCCAGTTTGGTGCACTTTTTAGCAATATGAGCGTATTAGATAATATTGCAATTATGTTAAAAGAGTATAGCAAATTTGACTCAAGCGACATTGATGAGATTGCTAAAATGTGGTTAATAAAAGTTGGTCTTAAGCCAAATGCAATGAGTCTATATCCTAGCGAGTTAAGCGGTGGAATGAAAAAAAGAGTAGCTTTAGCTCGTGCTTTAGCACTTAGTCCTAAAGTTTTATTTTTAGATGAGCCAAATTCTGGTCTAGATCCTATCAGTGCTAGAGCAATGGATAGACTAGTATGTGAGCTGCGTGATAGCTTAGGTATTACTGTGGTGATGGTGACTCACGATGTGGATAGTATATTTAATATTTTGGATAGGTTTTTGATAGTGGATAATAAAAAAATCGCTTTTGAAGGGGATTTAAAACAGGCTTTAGCATTTAAAGATAATCCCCTAAAAGATCTATTTTTGATGAGGTAG
- a CDS encoding flagellin B codes for MSFRINTNIAAMNAHANSQITDRELTSSLGRLSSGLRIQTAADDASGLVIADSLKSQASSLGQAISNGNDAIGIVQTADKAMDEQIKILDTIKTKAVQAAQDGQNADSRRALQNDISRLLEELDMIATTTSFNGQQLLNGNFSNKNFQIGAYSNETAKVSIGATNSNTIGHTRFETVFNTVVSTVSTLSAQTLTVKLSGVDGYPNGYEFQAIAGTVLAKDGYKAVADMMNGVSDKTGVKVKVNNTQIMSEAVGAGTIQDLTINGVTIGNITVKANDSDNALIAAINAKKDETGVEASLENGRLVLAAKDGRAINVDTHSVNSFTIAGGVKGNFSEKGITYLGQLTFIRQDARDIKIGLQNMSLIASHVFSGNAAISNAANASKAYNQTSVNLKYMNSGTISATMAKAMGFFNGNASNAGQEVDQAGGVNTYGGAQAMVDVAEAARKTLDKLRADLGSVQNQLVATINNITVTQVNVKSAESQIRDVDFASESANFSKFNILAQSGSYAMSQANAVQQNILRLLQ; via the coding sequence ATGAGCTTTAGAATAAATACTAACATCGCAGCGATGAATGCTCACGCAAACTCACAAATCACAGATAGAGAGCTTACTAGCTCACTTGGTCGCCTAAGCTCAGGTCTTAGAATTCAAACAGCAGCTGATGATGCATCAGGTCTTGTTATTGCTGATTCACTAAAAAGCCAAGCTAGCTCATTAGGTCAAGCTATATCTAATGGTAATGATGCAATTGGTATTGTTCAAACTGCAGATAAAGCTATGGATGAACAGATTAAAATACTTGATACTATTAAAACCAAAGCTGTTCAAGCAGCACAAGATGGTCAAAATGCTGATTCTAGAAGAGCACTTCAAAATGATATTAGCAGACTTCTTGAAGAACTAGATATGATAGCTACTACTACAAGCTTTAATGGCCAACAGCTACTAAATGGAAATTTTTCAAACAAAAACTTCCAAATTGGTGCTTATAGTAATGAAACAGCTAAAGTAAGCATAGGTGCTACAAACTCAAATACAATTGGACATACTAGGTTTGAGACTGTTTTTAATACTGTTGTATCTACTGTCTCTACTTTATCAGCTCAAACCCTAACAGTAAAACTTAGTGGTGTTGATGGATATCCTAACGGTTATGAATTTCAAGCAATTGCTGGTACAGTATTAGCAAAAGATGGCTATAAAGCTGTAGCTGATATGATGAATGGCGTTTCAGATAAAACTGGTGTAAAAGTTAAAGTTAATAATACTCAGATTATGTCAGAAGCTGTTGGTGCTGGTACAATACAAGATTTAACAATTAATGGCGTAACAATCGGAAATATTACTGTAAAAGCTAATGATTCTGACAATGCTCTAATCGCTGCAATTAACGCTAAAAAAGATGAGACTGGAGTAGAAGCAAGTCTAGAAAATGGTCGCTTAGTTTTAGCTGCTAAAGATGGTAGAGCTATCAATGTAGACACACATTCTGTTAATAGTTTTACAATAGCTGGAGGCGTGAAAGGTAATTTTTCAGAAAAAGGTATTACATATTTAGGTCAATTAACTTTCATTCGCCAAGATGCTAGAGATATCAAAATAGGCCTACAAAATATGTCATTAATCGCTTCTCATGTATTTAGTGGCAATGCTGCAATATCTAATGCGGCTAACGCTAGCAAGGCATATAATCAAACATCGGTAAATCTTAAATATATGAACTCTGGTACAATTAGTGCTACAATGGCTAAAGCAATGGGATTTTTTAATGGTAACGCATCTAATGCCGGTCAAGAAGTAGACCAAGCCGGTGGCGTAAATACTTATGGTGGTGCTCAAGCTATGGTTGATGTAGCTGAAGCAGCTAGAAAAACTCTAGACAAGCTAAGAGCTGACCTAGGTTCAGTACAAAATCAATTAGTAGCTACTATAAATAATATTACAGTTACCCAAGTAAATGTAAAATCAGCTGAATCTCAAATAAGAGATGTAGACTTTGCTAGTGAGAGTGCAAACTTCTCTAAATTTAACATACTAGCCCAAAGCGGAAGCTACGCTATGAGTCAGGCAAATGCTGTACAGCAAAATATATTAAGACTACTACAGTAG
- the panB gene encoding 3-methyl-2-oxobutanoate hydroxymethyltransferase: MKKIKITDLIAKKNREKIVMITAYDALFARLFDDYADMILVGDSLNMSFGGANETLGISVDEMIYHARAVQRGAKRAFLVVDMPFGSTITPEISLKNAVKIYKNTLCDAVKIEGSKEIAPTINLLNQNGIAVIAHIGLKPQLSRQEGGYRVVGKDDKEAKSILEDALALESAGAKMVLIEGVPSDLAKEITKALKVPTIGIGAGASCDGQVLVWSDAFGFYDEFRPKFVKRYMDGANLIREAMKNYADEVRNIKFPSSQYEYTK, from the coding sequence GTGAAAAAAATAAAAATCACTGATTTAATCGCTAAGAAAAATAGAGAAAAAATCGTTATGATAACAGCCTATGATGCTTTGTTTGCTCGGCTTTTTGATGATTACGCAGATATGATTTTAGTAGGTGATAGCTTAAATATGAGTTTTGGCGGTGCTAATGAGACCTTGGGGATAAGTGTTGATGAGATGATATATCACGCAAGAGCCGTTCAAAGGGGTGCTAAAAGGGCTTTTTTGGTTGTGGATATGCCTTTTGGCTCTACTATCACGCCAGAAATTAGTTTGAAAAATGCTGTGAAAATTTACAAAAATACCCTTTGTGATGCTGTAAAAATAGAAGGCTCAAAAGAGATAGCGCCTACAATAAATTTACTAAATCAAAATGGAATTGCTGTGATCGCTCACATAGGTTTAAAGCCTCAACTCTCACGCCAAGAGGGCGGATATAGAGTCGTTGGCAAAGATGACAAAGAGGCAAAATCCATCCTTGAAGATGCTTTGGCTTTAGAGTCTGCTGGGGCGAAAATGGTCTTAATAGAAGGCGTCCCAAGTGATCTAGCCAAAGAGATAACAAAAGCTCTTAAAGTGCCTACTATCGGGATTGGAGCTGGTGCTAGCTGTGATGGGCAGGTGCTTGTGTGGAGTGATGCGTTTGGGTTTTATGATGAGTTTAGGCCTAAATTTGTCAAAAGATATATGGATGGGGCGAATTTGATCCGTGAAGCGATGAAAAATTACGCTGATGAAGTAAGAAATATTAAATTCCCAAGTAGTCAATATGAATATACCAAATAG
- the nusB gene encoding transcription antitermination factor NusB has protein sequence MATRHQVRQCVVSLLYAKEMGSEMEHFSDEFLEEKKIRNDQKSFTISLYNGILENLSSIDEQLDNYLGKWKIGEIGSVERQILRLGAYEMRYSDIDSAIAINEAVILANELASESSIKLINGVLDAIAKDKK, from the coding sequence ATGGCTACTAGACATCAAGTAAGACAGTGCGTCGTTAGTTTGCTATATGCTAAGGAGATGGGTAGCGAGATGGAGCATTTTAGCGATGAGTTCTTAGAAGAAAAAAAGATAAGAAACGACCAAAAGAGCTTTACAATTAGCTTATATAATGGTATTTTAGAAAATTTATCTAGCATTGATGAACAGCTAGATAACTATCTTGGCAAGTGGAAAATAGGCGAGATAGGTAGCGTAGAAAGACAAATTCTACGACTTGGAGCCTACGAGATGAGATATAGTGATATAGACTCAGCTATTGCGATTAATGAGGCTGTGATACTAGCTAATGAATTAGCCAGTGAATCTTCTATCAAGCTTATAAATGGTGTTTTAGACGCTATCGCAAAGGATAAAAAGTGA
- a CDS encoding DMT family transporter: MNNKGFFWVISGASVEAGWAYGLKYANTPFEWMITALLACCSFWAFMMSFKYLSASIAYAMFIGFGTIFIVGAEIITNYFNNQSISFLRILFILLIIIGVLGLKRSET, translated from the coding sequence GTGAATAATAAAGGATTTTTTTGGGTCATTAGCGGAGCTAGTGTTGAGGCTGGCTGGGCTTATGGCTTAAAGTATGCTAATACACCATTTGAATGGATGATTACTGCTTTGCTTGCTTGTTGTAGTTTTTGGGCATTTATGATGAGCTTTAAATATCTTAGTGCAAGTATAGCTTATGCAATGTTTATTGGATTTGGGACAATTTTCATCGTAGGCGCTGAGATAATTACAAACTATTTTAATAATCAAAGCATTAGTTTCCTTAGAATTTTATTTATTTTGCTTATTATTATCGGCGTTTTAGGGCTTAAAAGGAGTGAAACGTGA
- the pyrF gene encoding orotidine-5'-phosphate decarboxylase yields the protein MKLCIALDMAQKDECLALARELKGLDLWLKVGLRSYLRDGAKFIEELKSISDFKIFLDLKIYDIPNTMADACEVVSRVGADMINIHASAGAVAMKTVMDRLNALPSRPLVLAVSALTSFDESEFKAVYNSSIKKSVVNMSQMAYASGLDGMVCSVYESLAIKEATSREFLTLTPGIRPFGEDNADQKRVADIATAVQNQADFIVVGRPIYKANSPKEITQRILEHI from the coding sequence GTGAAGCTTTGTATCGCATTAGATATGGCGCAAAAAGATGAGTGTCTAGCACTAGCTAGAGAGCTTAAAGGGCTTGATTTATGGCTAAAGGTTGGACTTAGATCTTATTTGCGTGATGGAGCAAAATTTATAGAAGAGTTAAAAAGCATTAGTGATTTTAAGATCTTTTTAGACCTTAAAATTTATGATATACCAAACACTATGGCAGATGCTTGCGAGGTAGTATCTAGAGTTGGTGCTGATATGATAAATATTCACGCTAGTGCTGGAGCAGTAGCCATGAAAACAGTAATGGATAGATTAAATGCTTTGCCTAGTAGGCCACTAGTATTGGCAGTGTCAGCTCTTACTAGCTTTGATGAGAGTGAATTTAAAGCCGTGTATAACTCTAGTATTAAAAAAAGCGTAGTAAATATGTCGCAGATGGCATACGCAAGCGGCCTAGATGGAATGGTCTGTTCAGTATATGAAAGTTTAGCTATTAAAGAGGCTACTAGTAGAGAGTTTTTAACCTTAACGCCAGGTATTAGGCCGTTTGGTGAGGATAATGCAGATCAAAAAAGAGTAGCTGATATAGCTACTGCGGTGCAAAATCAAGCTGATTTTATAGTAGTTGGCAGGCCTATATATAAAGCAAATAGTCCAAAAGAGATTACTCAAAGGATTTTAGAGCATATTTAA
- a CDS encoding phosphorelay protein, translated as MMGLLKELEADYDLDIIEDYLTHFGVMNGLLDKLIVNLGRNDKFDASSYELNRIFHNIKTASQYLELTPVVKLTTLAEDITAKLKSKRGTGVTASNELIDWLLLVADQMQGYLDDIENDEIYLRILNPKIIAIPNEIFN; from the coding sequence ATGATGGGTTTATTAAAAGAGCTAGAAGCAGATTACGATCTAGACATTATCGAGGACTATTTAACACACTTTGGCGTGATGAATGGATTGCTCGATAAGCTCATTGTAAATTTGGGTAGGAATGATAAATTTGATGCTAGTAGCTATGAGCTTAATAGAATTTTTCACAATATCAAAACTGCAAGCCAATACTTAGAACTAACCCCAGTAGTCAAACTAACTACGCTGGCTGAAGATATCACAGCAAAACTAAAATCTAAGCGTGGAACAGGAGTTACTGCTTCAAATGAGCTTATTGACTGGCTACTTTTAGTAGCTGATCAGATGCAAGGCTATTTAGATGATATAGAAAACGATGAGATATATTTAAGAATTCTAAATCCCAAAATCATCGCTATCCCTAATGAGATATTTAATTAA
- a CDS encoding MlaD family protein translates to MENKNSYFIAGLFFCLVVGFIGIFLLFMQGYNSKETRDYYIVTKELPNGIKKDGEVRFIGVPVGHIRDIYFSDPHSATIEIWLSIDDNLPIKTDSQAIVERSGISGIAYINITKGSDTARIFNKNERAQISLGEGLLDKIGSRTANLTVNLDKIASKIDEALRQENLDKLLNSINKINSLMNVIASDKNLDKIDGIIDNLYIVSQDLKSANLDRLAANLDKSISDINTAWNNIDERINSGQIDFKTMLAPTIKSVQQSIDELNDLAEQIKNNLNNLEDNPYEFFFKSRD, encoded by the coding sequence ATGGAAAATAAAAATTCATATTTTATAGCTGGACTATTTTTTTGCTTAGTTGTAGGGTTTATTGGAATATTTTTATTATTTATGCAAGGATATAATAGCAAGGAAACAAGGGATTATTATATAGTTACAAAAGAGCTGCCAAATGGGATTAAAAAAGATGGCGAGGTACGATTTATAGGTGTACCAGTAGGGCATATAAGAGATATATATTTTAGCGATCCACACTCAGCAACGATTGAGATTTGGCTTAGTATAGATGATAATTTGCCTATTAAAACTGATAGTCAAGCTATTGTAGAACGCTCAGGTATTAGTGGAATTGCTTATATAAATATTACTAAAGGTAGCGATACGGCTAGAATTTTTAATAAAAATGAAAGAGCTCAAATTAGCTTAGGTGAGGGTTTATTGGATAAAATAGGCTCAAGAACGGCAAATTTAACCGTAAATTTAGATAAAATTGCTAGCAAAATCGATGAAGCCTTAAGGCAAGAAAATTTAGATAAATTGCTAAATTCAATCAATAAAATAAATTCGCTAATGAATGTTATCGCAAGCGATAAGAATTTGGATAAAATCGATGGAATTATCGATAATTTATATATTGTTTCTCAAGATTTAAAGAGTGCTAATTTAGATAGACTCGCAGCTAATTTAGATAAGAGTATTAGCGATATAAATACTGCATGGAACAATATCGATGAGCGTATAAATAGTGGCCAGATCGATTTTAAAACTATGCTAGCGCCAACTATTAAGTCCGTTCAGCAAAGCATAGATGAACTAAATGATTTAGCAGAACAAATAAAAAATAATTTAAATAATTTGGAGGATAACCCTTATGAATTTTTCTTTAAAAGTAGAGATTAA
- a CDS encoding rhodanese-like domain-containing protein, giving the protein MNIPNSKIVDIRLPSEWLEFGILEGSHLITYANLSGKVNPLFVSSVENIFKKDDEFYLMCATATRSKEALKLLQKHGFKAVKEIRGGAYYYEKMGAKFDKFDL; this is encoded by the coding sequence ATGAATATACCAAATAGCAAAATAGTAGATATCAGGCTGCCTAGCGAGTGGCTGGAATTTGGGATTTTAGAAGGGTCGCATTTGATAACTTATGCGAATTTAAGTGGCAAGGTAAATCCGCTATTTGTAAGCTCTGTAGAGAATATTTTTAAAAAAGATGATGAATTCTATCTAATGTGTGCTACGGCAACTCGCTCTAAAGAGGCTTTAAAGCTCTTGCAAAAGCATGGATTTAAGGCAGTTAAAGAGATTAGGGGCGGGGCGTATTATTATGAAAAAATGGGTGCGAAATTTGATAAATTTGATTTGTAG
- a CDS encoding DMT family transporter → MIYTAALFGAGVCEVLGVVFLNQMAKSQNIKKIALFMLVVVTFGISLSLLGFAMNILPMSVAYSVWTGIGAVGAVGVGVIFNKEKIGIKKAVYLFLIVFSVIMLKLI, encoded by the coding sequence GTGATATATACAGCTGCGCTCTTTGGTGCTGGAGTTTGTGAGGTTTTAGGCGTCGTATTTTTAAATCAAATGGCAAAAAGTCAAAATATCAAAAAGATTGCACTTTTTATGCTTGTAGTAGTAACTTTTGGAATATCTTTAAGTCTGCTTGGCTTTGCGATGAATATATTGCCAATGTCAGTAGCCTACTCAGTTTGGACTGGGATTGGAGCTGTTGGAGCTGTTGGAGTTGGAGTAATATTTAATAAAGAAAAGATAGGTATCAAAAAGGCAGTTTATCTATTTTTGATAGTTTTTAGTGTAATAATGTTAAAATTAATATAA
- a CDS encoding MlaE family ABC transporter permease, producing the protein MGKFKLDKTTIKLIGIWDYKAPKSQLKELKKLKIDKLDLENLEHIDYAMAIFISKNFGDFKLINSNDKFDKIFALVRDNDILGLKIYKPSSINSLEKIGKIFIDIRLNIINFCIFLGKFLFSLLDGIKKPTKIRFAELSNHIVSAGFGAIGIVGLTSFLIGVVLAYQGASMLSQFGASIYVVDIMGIMTLREVGPLIAAIVIAGRSASSYTAQIGVMKITEEIEAMNTMGFDPFKFIVMPRIMALIIAVPLVVFLANAISIFAQMIVCKIYLDFSFYEYLQRFKESVELRHFFVGMLKTPFFGAMIGLIGCMRGFEVSGSTSSVGELTTKSVVNAIFWIIALDALFSVIYTELKI; encoded by the coding sequence ATGGGGAAATTTAAATTAGATAAAACCACTATTAAGCTTATTGGAATTTGGGATTATAAAGCACCAAAATCCCAACTAAAAGAGTTAAAAAAACTAAAAATAGATAAGCTAGATTTAGAAAATTTAGAGCATATTGATTATGCGATGGCAATTTTTATCTCAAAAAATTTTGGAGATTTTAAGCTGATTAATTCAAATGATAAATTTGATAAAATCTTTGCTTTAGTACGTGATAATGATATTTTAGGGCTAAAAATTTATAAACCAAGCAGTATAAATTCACTTGAGAAAATTGGCAAAATATTTATTGATATACGGCTAAATATTATTAATTTTTGTATATTTTTGGGTAAGTTTTTATTTTCACTTTTAGATGGGATTAAAAAACCTACTAAAATTCGGTTTGCTGAATTATCTAATCATATAGTTAGCGCTGGTTTTGGGGCTATAGGAATTGTAGGGCTTACAAGTTTTTTAATTGGAGTAGTATTGGCCTATCAAGGGGCAAGTATGCTTAGCCAGTTTGGAGCTAGTATTTATGTAGTTGATATTATGGGTATTATGACGCTGCGTGAGGTTGGGCCGCTTATTGCTGCGATTGTGATTGCTGGACGCTCTGCATCTAGCTATACAGCGCAAATTGGAGTTATGAAAATAACTGAGGAGATTGAAGCGATGAATACAATGGGCTTTGATCCATTTAAATTTATTGTTATGCCTAGGATTATGGCGCTGATAATTGCAGTACCATTAGTAGTATTTTTGGCTAATGCTATTAGTATTTTTGCTCAGATGATTGTATGTAAAATTTATTTAGATTTTAGCTTTTATGAATATTTACAAAGATTTAAAGAGAGTGTAGAATTACGGCATTTTTTTGTTGGAATGCTTAAGACGCCATTTTTTGGTGCAATGATAGGGCTGATTGGGTGTATGAGAGGATTTGAAGTTAGTGGGAGTACTAGTAGCGTAGGTGAGCTAACCACTAAAAGCGTGGTAAATGCTATCTTTTGGATTATTGCTTTAGATGCGTTATTTTCAGTGATTTATACAGAGCTTAAAATATGA